In Amblyomma americanum isolate KBUSLIRL-KWMA chromosome 8, ASM5285725v1, whole genome shotgun sequence, the DNA window TTTTAAGAAAGTCCCACATGCGAAAACCCGGTGTAAAAGGTGCTGCCGCAAAAAAATCTAGTGAATACGTGAATTTTTAAAAGATGCTTGTAAACGTGGCGCGTGTCCCTATTTTACGACAACACGGGTAACACGCGGCCTCAAGTAGGAAACGCTAACGCGTTGATTTGAcatttttaaatttatttcttTGCAGTGTCTCACCGACACCCTGCTGCTATGCAAGAACGGCGATCTTGCGACGGTAAGCCCGCACATTCAAGTCAATCGTGTTGATTGCTTCTTTGTCGCCTACAGCTAGGATGTAGCGTAATTCGCATTGTCAGTTAAGCACTAAACCACAGTGCGAATATAATCAATCATCAaagccatgttcaagaagaaatGTCTTCGGATCATATTGCCCAAAGCTTTTTCGACGTTCGGAGACAACCTGGGCATATCATGATGCAACTATGCTATTGAGAGGTGGCGGGGGGTGAGAAAATTAGTAAGAATTACTTGGTTTGAACTTACTATAACAGCAAGGTGATGTTGAGAGGGTCATACGGAGTAGCATCTGTGCATGCCATCAAATTCCGAGGCTACGTCCTGCCACGGAGGAGTTTGCCTGTCTACACCTCGCTGAGGTCTGTTCGGGCGTTAGTTCTCTGCGGTGTCACCAACTTCAGTATGCACAAGCCGTGTGTTGTTGCGAAATAGTAGTCAGTTGTGCAGCTTTGAGGTACTGTGTTAGAGACAAGATTCTACCAACGGACACCTCCCTCGCGTGACGTACTTTGAGGGTCACTGAAGTACTTCAAGACGTAAGCTTCAGCTGTTGCGAAGGGACCGACAGGGAAGTAGGGGCAGCACTAAGCTATAAAGAAGCTCTTCCTCTTTCAGTATCAAAGCAGAAGTTTGGGGGTAGTTGGGGAACATTACTTGTGAAAAAATTGGGCGAACTGGACGAAGAACACAACCTTCAAAGTTGAAAGGTTAAACACGTAGAAGGTGCAGCGTCGCCAGAGTGATATAAGTTCTACACATTCGTTAACCAACCAATGATGCGTTTCATCATCTGCCGCTGTATTTGCCGTTTTGTGGTTCTCAGGGCAGGGGAAACCTGCGAAATTAAACCAAAATAAGCAAGCCGAACTGAGCACCCTAACACAAATTTAGAAACTTTGGCGACGCATTCTTCTAATTAGCGTGATTTTGCATGAAGTCCGCGCTCAAGAGTAAAATAACTAGAATCATTTCCTTGCTTTGGATTGCTTAAATTTTATGGTTGTGGTGAAAATAAGATGTCTTTCTTCGGAGAGTTGTCTTGCACAAAATTCAGCATGCTTGAGCGCGAACCGAAAGATGGACGAAAGAACACACGCTGACTAGCAGGTGCACTTTTTTGACGGTCCGCGCATTCCTCTATCCTTCTTGTGAAACAACgtaaaaattaaaacaaatcACAGCAGCGCTCGGTGCTTAGTATGCAGAACGCATCAGACTAGCGGGCCTTCACATGAAGCACAACCGACCAGATGCCTGCTACTGTGTCAGGATCTAGGCGTTTAGGCAGGCCACTACTGGGGGAGCCAGTGGCTGTTTAATCTAGCCATAACAATCCAAACAGTGTAGCAAAGTTGACCGCCACTTCGTGCAGGATTTTTCGGTACGCAGGGAGAACATTGCAAAGATACAAATTTCAATGCGCTTAACGAGCAGATAATAATGTGATGCAGACATATATTCTGTTTTCTAAGATTTGTCTGTGTTGTCACTATTTCAAAGCACTGATGCTTTTAAAACATCGCACGTCTTTTTCTTTCAGGACGAGCTTCTTGTAAAACTGATGGACGCTCTTGTGGTAAGACCATACCTGAATTGAAGTTTTAAAGTGCATGCGATAAGTGTAAGCCAAAAGTCTATCTCGCGAAACTCAGGGTTCATTCCTGACTGTAACCTGTCATGCATACAGCTTTTTTAAAtttagtaaaacttggtgctgagctagttggttaagcatgtCATTGAAACAAGTCAGCGCTAGAAAAGAGAAAcccacggcgagagaacgacgacacgacagagatgagcgctactaaccactgtttttatttttctctccagGGTACAtatttaaagccttgtcacatcGCGTCATGCGCACAAAAAGGGGGCGTCAACATTTTATCATATCAAAAGTTATGATACATATCGTGAGCATCACGTAACAGcaagcgaaaaaaataaaaaaaatgaaaagaaacatcAGTAAACGATGccgtgaaagagaaaaaaagaaacggaataaaaacaaaacctgctcagTTCTTTCTTAAACGCGTCTCAAGAAATGTCCGCTCCGCGGAATATAACGCTAATGAAGCACTTCTACTGGAAGGCCTAGGCAGTACACTAAGAAATTACATTAAGCCTAGAACCAGCAGATGTGTAGTGATTACTATTCTGCAAAAGTAAGTCGTCTAAAAGGGGAAACACAAACCCCTTGTGCAGCATGACTTCTTCACTAATACGATTCTTTACACCGTCACTGCCGTACAGATATTGCTGTCCACCTACCTGAAGCTGACTGCACTTGTCTATGCTCCTTGCGTATGCGTAGTTACCACCGAAAGGGGCGATAAGAACTACAGCGCATGGAAAGAGTAATTGAAATATTTGAAATCATAGCAGCTCCTAATAAAAACTGCCGAAAAAAACGAAATATCGCATAAGCTGTTGATGAAATGACTGCACACAAATTCTGCTGTCCGCAGTGTCTCCTGAACACCCTGCTCGGCTCGGATCCCAGTAGCCTCATCAACGGGCTCGCCTGCGCCGTGGTTGACCTGCTGGGAGGCGTCGCTGCCAAAGCTTCAATAACGTTGAAGGCGTCGCTGCTCGCTCTGaccgcttccatcaagctcagCGTCAAATGTAAGACAAACCTTGAGGCGCGCCCCGCCACGGTGCTAGCAACTAACTGTTTCTCACGAATGACCTCTGGAACATTTGCAAAGTTCTCAAATCCTTTTAAGAACTGCATCGAAAGTCAAAAGAAAATGAATTTTATCATAATGTGTTATACACATAGCAAAGTATTAGAATGACTCAGCAGTATGGTGTGAAATTTtaaggtttggttttatgggatgGAACGGCCCCAAGCGATTAAGGCTgcgacggacgccgtagtggagagtcACGGACAATTTCAACCACTGGGGGTTCTTTCACGTCCTTTGATATCGCACTGCACACGTACCTCTATATttttgccaccatcgaaatgcgactgtcgcagccgggatcgaaccagcgtcttttgggtcagactccgagcactataaccaccgAGCCAATTAAGGCGCTAGCTTCAACTTTTACGGCGTTCGACAAAAGGCGACAGTGTATTTTTACAGCGACATCTGTTTAGATCTCGTATCTTGGTTTGGCGTCGTCGTAGTAGGAGTGGTATGCCGAGGTAGTAGTATTCGTAACCGATGGGCCCGTTGCCATTATAACTATCGGGAGTGTGGTTGCCTTGGAAGGAGGAGAATATGACAAGCGAAAGGATTCATAACGGGTGGATAGTTCGAATATCAGCCACCGGCAGGGTGATTACTGGGAAATAGGCAGGTATTGCTAGAGCGCAGGCATCTGCTACCTGAGGGTGATTACCCTGTAagaaggagggtatggcgagggTGTAAGGAGGCACAGTCACTTGGTGATTTTGCCTAGAACCACCAATTGGATACATACCCTGTGAATAGAGGGAGGGTTGTCGTGGGTGGAGAAGCGTGTGGCGAGATTGTAGAAGATCTCGGAGGATGGAACGCAAacagtgaacaaaaaaaagaacacgttCAGAATATACAAGCACAAAACATAAAGCTGCCGTCACAGTTTTACACGGCACCCAGAAGTTGTACTTCGCAGTCAAGAATCAATACGGATCGCTGGATTATGAATGCGTTGCTTCAGTGCAGCAACATCCGAACGCGCAGTGGATGTTGCAGTTTTAAATGTTCAGTTTTACGAGCGCGCACACAGCGTCCTGTTACCCCGCATAAACTTCAAGGAGAAAAACGAAATTCCAGAGACAGCTGTGGTTAAAGGCACGAAACACACACGGACACATGGAAGGTAGACGGGGACGACGCTCCGTCCCGTCTCCTTCATTGTGTCCGAGTGCGTTTCGCATTACTAACCAAAGACAAACAGCTACCAACTAGCCTAACAAGATCTTTTTCAATCCATGGAAAACCGTGCACACTGGCGTCCCTCTGCATGCGCATAATGTGGCAATTGTCGGAAACGCGATAGTGATGAAACAGGCCACTTTATTGCTGGCTCGACATTTTCGAAAATAATGTCCCCCGTGAGAAAAGTAAACTACagttgtatcttactggtacttaATTTTGGGGAGAAACGcatggctaacgaaaagggttaaacataggttaaggacaacgaagCAAACTATCGTAAGAAAAAGCCATAGGCGCAGCATTAAGAGAGAAATAGAGTAGAGTCCGTCAAAGAACaaacgccgggtaatcaagaagaGATAATGGGATTCGGCAGGGTGTGTAATGAGAACGAAATTAAGCGATGGTCATGTAGGGTAATATACTAAATACCAAAAGAGAGGAAATGCAGCTGGAGACAGCCGAAAGGTTGGCGGGCGAGAATGAGGCGTTCTCAGGGCTAAAGTGGTTATTTGGAGAAATATTGCAGAGACCTTTTGTCCTGGGCGTTGTCAGTACGATTATGATGAATCTTAATGATACAAGTAATAATTTTTTGCGCAATATATTTCGCAGGGTGTAAAGAGAGCTGGTAATTGATCGCTCATAAAATGCTGTAATAACTTTGAAACCGTAGCACGTCATGTAAAAAATGAGCAGAAGACAAGACCACAGCCAATCTTAGTTGAACCATAGCGTTTAACAGTAGCGCTCTGTTTGGAACTGCAGCATAGATTTTTCACCGCAGACACTactgtgaatgggcaaagaaatgTTGCCACTACGCCTCTTCTCCAGTCTTGTCTTGTCTTTAGTTCTGAAAAGATTGAAGATAAAACTACGCGAGCATACCTGGTGTGAGGTGTAAGTTCTGTTTGTCATAGTGCTTTTTGTCCTCATTTACAGGTGCCTAAACAAGCTGGGCAGGTGAAAATGTGGTCACAACCGAGGAAGCTCGAAATCATCTGGAATTGCGGAGTAACGTTTGGCTCATTACTGGCTCTGCAAGTGAAGAGAAAAGATAGTAGACAGTTCCGCCATTTTCAGTGAAGAAAATAATTACCTTAAAATATCCCTAACACTTCAGTAGTGTTgaaatttgggcttgttggttcatacttcTGAACAATAGCGCGAAAAGACAAGAGACCGGGTAACGGTGGTGTGTACTCTTTTCACCGCTTCTTTGTCTTGTTGCGGTATTG includes these proteins:
- the LOC144100344 gene encoding uncharacterized protein LOC144100344 isoform X2 → MVSLPGNLNLGECLTDTLLLCKNGDLATDELLVKLMDALVCLLNTLLGSDPSSLINGLACAVVDLLGGVAAKASITLKASLLALTASIKLSVKCA